In the genome of Peromyscus eremicus chromosome 1, PerEre_H2_v1, whole genome shotgun sequence, the window ATTTCATCATCAGAAATCATATTCTACATTCCTGCACATTGAGTTTTTTACATAGGAACTTAATGACATGTAGTAGACAATTTAGAAAACCATTAAGTCAATTAGATCCCCAGTTTACACAGCCCAGGTCCTGGAATAACAGACTAGGTCTGAGAGCCAGAAATTTAAGTGTGTGCTGCAATTCCAACTAAATACTCATAATTACAATATAAAATCACCTACCTAAATGAGCCATCTTCAAATCCCAGCCAGGGTCTCTATTCTAAACCCTTACAAGCTTTGCTCAAATATCATCTCCCAGTCTCCCTATCATCATGTAAAGAAtctaaatataattgtatcagtCAAAAGAGCCATGAGCTTCTTAAACTTATAATCCCattaaatttatattacatttacaGTAGTAAATAATCTCTACTGTAAATATTTTGTTGAAGTGGGACAGCCTCACATATGAAATAACTACATCTTCTTACTTTTCCCCAAATATAAATGACTGTCTTGATTGATAACTTAACCATCTCTCAACCAAGGTACTCACCATGATGGGAGGCTTCAAGCACTCATCAGTCAGATCCTCCATGAATCTCCCCAGGTTTCTGCCATTTGATTCCCACTTCTCTTTCAAGACAGACTTGTCCTTGTAGTGCCCAGTTTTGAGAAACTCAGCCAAGACCAGCTGCGAAATCATCTGCTCCTTGCTACTCTTTTCTGGCTTCAACCAGGAGGTAAACCACTTCCACATTGCTTGCAGTTCCTGCTTTGCACAGTAACCATTGTCATTTGTGGGAAAGTTGAGCTGAGCAGTTGAGAAGTTACAGATATCTTCTTCCCACTGTAGAGAAGTATCCTGGCTTGGAAGGAAGTTCCTGTTGTCTAATACAAGGCCACTTTCTGGTGACTGGGGTTTAAAGGAGTTGTTGTGCTGTGAAGCCATTCTGTTGAGACTcctcaaaaaattcaactttCTCAGTCAAGTATCTCTCTTGTGACTTGATGATCTATTTAAGAAAGTTGTGAATATGTTAAAGCTATAAATTAAACTTGACataattaaataacaacaactaagagtcttatcacagatggtttctatcttattgaggatttactattgctgtgaaagacaccataaccacagcaactctaataaaggaaatatttcattttggtggctcacttacagttcagaggttcagtcactCATTTTGGGGAGCATGGCCTCAGAAAGTCAgaggtggtgctagagctgagactgATACACAGTACATCAACAGATATACTCTTACACATTgattgaagcttgagaaaaaggcCTCAAATCCAACCTCAATAGTGACTCAATTACTCCAGATGGTGTGGTCCAcactaaaggtgtgccctccagatcaaggtctggattaaaggcatgtttcattcagtcttctacaacaaggccacacctattcatagtgccactccctatgagtttatgggtctCAGATACATTGCAATAACCACAGTTCCATTATTTCTTGACAGTAAATACTTCAACAGAGTCCTACACAATTTATTCTAGAGACCAGAACAAAGAGATGGGAGTGTAACAGTCCATGACTCATCAGAGAGAAACAACCTGGGTTGAAGATGTTATGacctgaaggaagagaacagcaaGGTGTTCAGTAGCACAGGGCTATCTGTTCCTTTCCTATAAAAGGTGAAGTTGTAGTTGCTGAACCTCAAATATTAAGATTCACCCTTGTCTCCCATTCTAAAGAGCCACAAAGCTGAACATTcataagaaaaactttgaaactgaatgaccaacaacctttaactcacagaaCAGCCAAGacaagtctataaaaaaaaagcatattgctATCCTTCAGAATTTTAATGGTTAAACCCTTAATCAGAAAGGTCCAAAGGACCACACTATATCTTTGAGATCTCCCAAAATTGTGAAGCAGCATCTCCCAAAAcccacaaatattcacaaaacacacatactcaagcaacaaagaagtcaaatgttCCTATTCTACAGTTACTTGCCTCTACAGTGAATTTCTCCAGTGATTCCAGCTGGCACTAGGAGCCGATGTGTCTCCAGGTCACGGCTCTTCTTCATCTGAGGTTCTGTTCAAGTTGAGT includes:
- the LOC131904323 gene encoding zinc finger and SCAN domain containing protein 4F-like; amino-acid sequence: MASQHNNSFKPQSPESGLVLDNRNFLPSQDTSLQWEEDICNFSTAQLNFPTNDNGYCAKQELQAMWKWFTSWLKPEKSSKEQMISQLVLAEFLKTGHYKDKSVLKEKWESNGRNLGRFMEDLTDECLKPPIMVHTSMQGQEALFSKNMSLEETINILKEQQSARSSIQESAKTPLPIPQDMLLTTGHEDWEDSQNNGWSNSDVNDGDSSPGNEMDSLSLIQQMKKHVASKQQVTIEDMTCNFWIVPSIFVDKEDESVYVK